One genomic region from Streptomyces sp. NBC_00457 encodes:
- a CDS encoding acetyl-CoA C-acetyltransferase, which produces MSEAFIVGAVRTPVGRRKGALSGVHPADLGAHVLRALLERTGADPGAVDDVYFGCVSQIGAQTGNIARTAWLSAGLPQHVPGTTIDRQCGSSQQAVHFAAQAVGSGAADLVVAGGVEVMSLVPIASPMFVGEQAGMGSPFAGDGWREHFGDQEVSQFRGAELIAEKWGISRTDMERFALTSHQRALAAQADGVFDDEITPAFGLAADEGPRADTTLEKMAGLKTLTEDGRLTAAVASQISDGAAALLIASGEAVRRHGLTPLARVHTMAVVGSDPIHMLTGPIPATEKVLDRAGLSIDEIDLVEINEAFASVVLAWQKEIGAAEERVNAFGGAIALGHPLGATGARLMTTLVHQLRRTGSRYGLQTMCEGGGMANATVLERL; this is translated from the coding sequence GTGTCGGAAGCATTCATCGTCGGAGCCGTCCGCACCCCCGTCGGCCGCCGCAAGGGCGCGCTGAGCGGCGTGCACCCCGCCGACCTCGGCGCCCATGTGCTGCGCGCCCTGCTGGAACGCACCGGCGCCGACCCGGGCGCCGTCGACGACGTGTACTTCGGGTGCGTCAGCCAGATCGGCGCACAGACCGGGAACATCGCCCGCACCGCCTGGCTGTCGGCGGGACTGCCGCAGCACGTTCCCGGCACCACCATCGACCGCCAGTGCGGCTCCTCCCAGCAGGCCGTGCACTTCGCCGCCCAGGCGGTCGGCTCGGGCGCCGCCGACCTGGTGGTCGCCGGTGGTGTGGAGGTGATGAGCCTGGTGCCCATCGCCAGCCCGATGTTCGTCGGCGAACAGGCCGGCATGGGCAGTCCGTTTGCGGGGGACGGCTGGCGCGAGCACTTCGGGGACCAGGAGGTGTCGCAGTTCCGCGGGGCCGAGCTGATCGCCGAGAAGTGGGGCATCTCCCGTACGGACATGGAGCGGTTCGCGCTCACCAGCCACCAGCGGGCCCTCGCCGCCCAGGCCGACGGCGTCTTCGACGACGAGATCACCCCGGCGTTCGGGCTCGCCGCCGACGAGGGCCCGCGCGCCGACACCACGCTCGAGAAGATGGCGGGACTGAAGACCCTCACCGAGGACGGCCGGCTGACTGCCGCCGTCGCCAGCCAGATCTCCGACGGTGCCGCCGCCCTGCTGATCGCATCCGGGGAGGCGGTACGCCGCCACGGTCTGACCCCGCTCGCACGCGTGCACACCATGGCCGTGGTCGGCTCCGACCCGATCCACATGCTGACCGGCCCGATCCCCGCCACCGAGAAGGTCCTGGACAGGGCCGGACTGTCGATCGACGAGATCGACCTGGTCGAGATCAACGAGGCCTTCGCCTCCGTGGTGCTGGCCTGGCAGAAGGAGATCGGCGCCGCCGAGGAACGGGTCAACGCCTTCGGCGGCGCCATCGCGCTCGGACATCCGCTCGGCGCCACCGGCGCCCGGCTGATGACCACGCTCGTCCACCAGCTGCGCAGGACCGGCTCGCGCTATGGGCTGCAGACGATGTGCGAGGGCGGTGGCATGGCCAATGCGACGGTGCTCGAGCGCCTTTGA
- a CDS encoding TetR/AcrR family transcriptional regulator, which produces MATRIVEPEAGPRSKRAAILAAAVDCFGETGFEATKWSTVAERVGIGQTALYHYFESKTHCLLTIMRLELQRSHDKFTEATADVADPVEALRAAVRAAYDVSDQEVLQMRILQNHMDLLSGARKSKREEAERVAARQLVQLVERDWTNLLVRGMSQGAFPLRDAQLLGSSLLGLIVSVWRWYRPSGPTPLSEVSELIEGACVRMVAT; this is translated from the coding sequence ATGGCGACAAGGATCGTTGAACCGGAAGCGGGACCGAGGTCCAAGCGTGCCGCCATTCTGGCGGCTGCCGTCGACTGCTTCGGCGAGACAGGGTTCGAGGCCACCAAGTGGTCCACCGTGGCGGAGCGGGTCGGCATCGGGCAGACGGCGCTGTATCACTACTTCGAGTCGAAGACCCACTGCCTGCTCACCATCATGCGGCTGGAGCTCCAGCGCTCCCACGACAAGTTCACGGAGGCGACCGCGGACGTCGCCGACCCGGTCGAGGCGCTGCGGGCGGCCGTACGCGCGGCGTACGACGTCTCCGACCAGGAGGTCCTGCAGATGCGCATCCTGCAGAACCACATGGACCTGCTCTCCGGCGCCCGGAAGTCCAAGCGTGAGGAGGCCGAGCGCGTCGCGGCCCGTCAGCTGGTCCAACTCGTCGAGCGGGACTGGACCAACCTTCTCGTACGGGGCATGTCGCAGGGCGCGTTCCCGCTGCGGGACGCGCAACTGCTGGGCTCGAGCTTGCTCGGCCTGATCGTGAGCGTCTGGCGGTGGTACCGGCCGTCGGGGCCGACACCGCTGTCGGAGGTCAGCGAACTGATCGAGGGCGCCTGCGTACGGATGGTCGCCACGTGA
- a CDS encoding nuclear transport factor 2 family protein, with amino-acid sequence MALRAYMASMDSGRPERTLDLLEPDFRFLIALPGKEVIGKSKEDFAAYIAGRNPVDRAHEILRYSRDGDVETVYGVVTEGGRYTGSFLSAAVVSPAGLLARYQSFFTTSFELVDWSGQATNDRSRT; translated from the coding sequence ATGGCGTTGCGTGCATACATGGCCAGCATGGACAGCGGGCGTCCCGAGCGGACACTGGACTTGCTCGAACCCGACTTCCGCTTCCTCATCGCCCTGCCGGGCAAGGAGGTCATCGGCAAGTCGAAGGAGGACTTCGCCGCATACATCGCCGGCCGCAATCCCGTGGACCGGGCGCACGAGATCCTGCGCTACAGCCGGGACGGCGACGTCGAAACCGTCTACGGAGTGGTCACGGAGGGCGGGCGGTACACCGGTTCCTTCCTGTCGGCAGCGGTCGTATCGCCCGCCGGACTCCTGGCGCGCTACCAGTCATTCTTCACCACCTCCTTCGAGCTCGTCGACTGGTCCGGGCAGGCCACGAACGACAGGAGCCGGACATGA